From a single Streptomyces rubradiris genomic region:
- the chvE gene encoding multiple monosaccharide ABC transporter substrate-binding protein translates to MRTRRSALTVMAGAASLALALTACGQNSEGGSKEKSGDAKGGTIGIAMPTKSSERWINDGNNVVKNLQAKGYKTKLVYGEDDPETQVSQIENLITQGVKGLVIAAIDNKSLNSVLQQAADANIPVISYDRLILGTKNVDYYASFDNEKVGTLQGTYIVNKLGLDKGAKGPFNIELFAGSNDDNNTKYFFGGAMKVLQPYIDKKQLVVKSGQTRLNQVVTLRWDGTTAQKRMEDILTSSYKTGRVDAVLSPYDGISIGILSALKSDGYGSGSKPLPVITGQDAELASVKSIISGQQTQTVYKDLRKLAEIAATMMDESLKGNKPEVNDTKTYDNGAKVVPAYLLQPVSVDKSNYQKVLVDGGYYTESQLK, encoded by the coding sequence ATGCGCACTCGCAGAAGCGCCCTAACCGTCATGGCCGGCGCCGCCTCGCTCGCGCTCGCCCTCACCGCCTGCGGCCAGAACAGCGAAGGCGGCAGCAAGGAGAAGTCCGGTGACGCCAAGGGCGGCACCATCGGCATCGCCATGCCGACCAAGTCCTCCGAGCGCTGGATCAACGACGGCAACAATGTCGTCAAGAACCTTCAGGCCAAGGGCTACAAGACCAAGCTGGTCTACGGCGAGGACGACCCGGAGACCCAGGTCTCGCAGATCGAGAACCTCATCACGCAGGGCGTGAAGGGCCTGGTCATCGCGGCGATCGACAACAAGTCGCTGAACAGCGTGCTCCAGCAGGCCGCGGACGCGAACATCCCGGTCATCTCCTACGACCGGCTGATCCTCGGCACGAAGAACGTCGACTACTACGCCTCGTTCGACAACGAGAAGGTCGGCACGCTCCAGGGCACGTACATCGTGAACAAGCTCGGGCTGGACAAGGGCGCGAAGGGCCCGTTCAACATCGAGCTGTTCGCCGGCTCCAACGACGACAACAACACGAAGTACTTCTTCGGCGGGGCGATGAAGGTGCTCCAGCCGTACATCGACAAGAAGCAGCTCGTCGTCAAGTCCGGGCAGACCCGGCTCAACCAGGTCGTCACCCTGCGCTGGGACGGCACCACCGCGCAGAAGCGCATGGAGGACATCCTCACCTCGTCGTACAAGACCGGCCGGGTCGACGCGGTCCTCTCGCCGTACGACGGCATCTCCATCGGCATCCTGTCCGCGCTGAAGTCGGACGGCTACGGCTCGGGCAGCAAGCCGCTGCCGGTCATCACCGGGCAGGACGCCGAGCTGGCCTCCGTGAAGTCGATCATCTCGGGGCAGCAGACGCAGACCGTCTACAAGGATCTGCGCAAGCTCGCCGAGATCGCCGCCACGATGATGGACGAGTCCCTGAAGGGCAACAAGCCCGAGGTCAACGACACCAAGACGTACGACAACGGCGCCAAGGTCGTGCCGGCCTACCTGCTCCAGCCGGTCAGCGTCGACAAGTCGAACTACCAGAAGGTGCTGGTCGACGGCGGTTACTACACCGAGTCCCAGCTGAAGTGA